ggaACGCCTAAGCAATGAAGAGATCACCAGATTGAGCGACGTACGTAACCTCGTCAATCAATTGTATGAAGCGCTGAATGTGCGTGAACACCAGATTCGAAAGGAAAGGGAACTCCGATCGCAGCTGGAAAAGTTATCCGCTGAACTGCAGCCGCTTGAAGAGGTAAAACACAACTGAGGATTATTCATTTTCTATTCGTGCTGTTATAAATATCGAATgaggaatatttgtaaataatatttggacAACAACAATTTACCTCGTATCAGTTGTAAACTAAACATAACTGTTTCATTTAGTTGCATTTGATCTTactaactaatataatttttaattcatactcTCTTTTTCGAACCTGTTCGTTCTTTGTATCCTAGGAGTTCGTTTAatatccttaaaatataaagtaactttAAGAATAATCCAAATGAAAGaagtaaaaaaagtttaattcacgcataaataaatataatattaacagaaCTATGCATATCAATATGTAACAATTAGCTATGATAACAATCAAACTTTAAGAGAATATCACATTTTTGTTTAcactaaacaatttaaaacactaaaaatttaaattaaatttagactatgTCTTGACATATGTATTAACAAATGcaagtcaaaaataataaaaatggcgCATAATCTTGAATTGAAAATTATCTGAGCTGTTTTATTCGTATTCGTAGACTTTAGGAACAACAAAAGTACCTGTGAATGCATTAGCAGACGGGGGGTTGTTTTGTCCTACCGCGTGGAGTGCATTAACATATAGATTACACTCAGCAGCTTCGAGAACATTACCGTAAATTGCCTCAATTAAAATGTCTTAATTTATGAACGGTATTTGCTACTATAATAGTTCTGAATCTCGCACTTTATAGTAGAGAGATATTATTATCTTAGACATTAAGTTTCTTTAATCGATTTTTCATGGATTTTTTTCACCAAATAAACAGACGGCCACATAAAATCTAATCTACTACactatatactataaatgtaCTAATTTGATCACATATTTTTTCAGAAACGCATGTCCCTAGAAATGGAGACGACTCGCCACACATCTGCTCTGACCTGGGTGGGTCTTGGTTTGATGGGCGTGCAATTTGGAGTTTTGGCGAGGCTTACCTGGTGGGAGTACTCTTGGGACATAATGGAACCCGTCACGTACTTCGTTACGTATGGCACCGCTATGGCTGCCTATGCTTACTTCGTTCTTACTAAACAGGTACACGATTACagaatatttagaaaatttgtttacaaaacaggttttaaattgtattatataaaagttgtttaaaaataaatgtcttaatATGGTTTACTTTTTTCCAGGAATACATACTGCCAGATGTAAAAGATAGACAGCATCTTCTTACTTTGCATAAGAAGGCGAAAAAGATCGGACTTGATATTGTCcagtataacaatttaaaagatGAGGTAAGGGACTAAATACTTTGATACTTTTAGCAAAGAAGCCTAACGCTAAGACGATGTgtcgataatattattttccttagtaagtttaaattactgcatataaatgaaaacattactAGTGGTATTAAAAACTACCATCAAGTCTGTCAAATTTTCGTCTGCCtgtctattattaatttaaaatctgaaatatattttaatacttaaatattcatactaatattataaatgcgaaagcaactgtCTGTTACCTCCTCACGCTTTAATCGCTAGaccgattaaaataaaaattggtatggAGTTAGTTTGAGTCTCTGgtaaggacataggctacctttttaaattcacccctcgagggttTATGATTGTGGGTGACGATTTGTTGctttaagtaaagttttataaattaggcCATGGTTAAGCCGCAGGTTCATCTagtattaatagaatttattatCTTTCCAGATGGATAAGCTCCAAAAGGACCTAGCGCGTCTCCGCGACCCCCTGCACATCCACTTACCTCCATCAAACACATACAAGATAGACGACATCAAACGCTCACCCTTGACCAAAATAAAGGACATGCTAGAAGGGACGACCAAGAAGATGAAAATCACGTAATACACGTTGTTTTAATCGTTGTATGACATTTTAGGTAGAGCTTGTTGATTCTATTTTGACCGGTGCATTTTAAGTTTGAACGTTGAACTATATAGTACTGATATTGAGTTAGCACTGAACTAcgaactgtattttttttttataaagaatggCTTTCGTATGTGTAGGATTTtgtgacatattttataatttacatttttataaaacatacggGACATTGCATTGATAGAATGAAGTcggtatgttttataatttaaaaaataattgaaaacgtattaatatatacaatcgTCACattagtcattttttttaaatcttaaattaaaaagaaaaaatagttaGAAGAGTACAAAACGGGAAATACTAACAATAAAAGTAAGTCCTAACAGCCGATCTAGTCACTTagcataaatatacatatcttaGTTCAATCCAAATAACCTCTGACTGATTCTGACTTTGAAGTAACAAAACTATAAAAGTACCTTTACCGAGTCGCATTTCAGTGCTAAcctctcagattataaaacaaagagcCGATGGAGCCCACTGAACATAGCGAAGCaacaaaaacgaaaacaaaatcaaaagttAATGCCACAAGGCAAAGCGACGTGTCTTTTTGTAAATTCGCTAAAAGTGCTGTcactttacttataaattatcgacgtattaacaaattgttacGTACGTACATACGCTAcgccttttgttttttaatctgaGGCTAACCCTTTGTAAATAGAAAACAAgtgaatgatattaaaataaaatgaagaacTAGCACAGAGTGAATAAAGTTAGCAAATATCAAGACTTATCAAAATATGGTACATATAGTTCAATAGGAGGgatattttaagtacattttgCTGTAATTGTTATGAAGAAAAGTCCGAGAAGGTAATGTTATAACTAATAACGGTTTATCCTTAAAACTATTGCAATTCTATTTATGTACCTACGTCTTTCTAGTTAATTTAGACCTTATACTATATATGTTTTAGAACCACATTTCAATAGTTTAACTTAATAACCATATATATATCATGAAAGATATTTATTACCATGTTTGTATTATTCTAAATGAATGTTAGTAAGATCTTATTTGTTACATctttcaattttcaaaataacgaaaaatataGCTTGCGTCAGACTTGAAAATGTTGCAactacacaaaattaaaaagctatacttaaaaaagttatcaatataattcgcattattcaaatatattttctttaaaaatattgttaatgtttttacCTGTCATATTAAAGGAGCGTTGTGTATATATGACAGATctagcaacatttttttaatcttatgccactaaaacgaaaaaaaaataaatgatatcttTAGATAAATTTACttagaataaattatgttatttgttaGTGTTTTAATCGTGCTCAGAATTATTGTTTcctatttatctattttaagacctattaaactttttattaaaataacagataaaaaatataagtctgTGCCAATATGACGTTGACAAAAGTAGATTTAAGACATGCAAAATTTTGCCGCTTtgcaacataaaatatacaatttatttcttttgtaataaaaatattttaaatgaagacatacaaattataaactaaaataattattttatttacttataaaatagattattttatttaaactttttactcATTTTAAACGACATATTTCCTGTTAAGTATTCCTAATAGTAATTCTAGTCTCTGTACAAATCATTTAAATCTTGTGTTCCTTTTGACTTGCCCTGAAATTTTAATCGAAAAGTTTTTTGTGTGTACAACTaatcagtaaaaatatttaaaataaaccaacacaaataaaattaattattgtaattgttatttaattaaatgcacaaattaaattattgtgttttgctcgaatttcatattattgctttaattatataatttatttaaattaattaaatatagataactGAAATGTCAAGAGTTGATTTgtctttaattaaatgaattattcaaatgtatttttatattctgtgaCTAACATGTCTGAATAactaacacaattttatttaggattaatgaactcattaaaaaaataatgaaactgaATAATTCGACCAACAATAaggttttttaatctatttgaaaaaaaaacagatttaaagaactataaataatcttaaaaagaaaaatgctAATTAagcttaatgttaataaatcataaaatatgtacGCTTGGTAATgtagtcttaaataaataaacgagccGTAAGATTAATGAGGGCTgtgaaataaatgtgaaaaaccAATGCAGTCTGTTTAAAAAAACGACCGTCtatggttaaaataaaaaaaaatgcattgtcTCTgctttaacacaaaaaaaaatcagaaataaataattgaacttaCCTCGAAGTTCATTCTTAAATTTCTGTAGAAAGAACTTTTATTTGGATAAATATTGCACTGTCCAATTCttcatatattatcaatatatataaatataatcttagatacattttcttaatattgttatgtaataacTACTACTGTATCTACACtctaaattaagtttaatgGCCTTGAATTTACGGtctagtataatattttgtatatatccTTCGTAAATGTAGTTATAAGCACGcacactttattattaaaatgtcggTTTTCTTGCAgtattcaattttgaaaagtattttttacgatAATGTGTCGTATAAAacggtttatatatttaaacctaaaagtgtatatgtattttggaaaaactttgatattatatttcttgatctgataaaattttatatttatataatgaagttAGCGAAACAAATTGtttgaatgtatgtatatatttgtatgtatgttatgtgtCTTAGGGGCAATGTTCCAGAACGTTTGGAATAAAAGATTTTCCGTTTGTCAactcatagttttttttactattgagTCGGTCGTATATatgagtatttataattaagtaatattttatgaaaaaaaaatacctttcctgtcttaattaatcattaatgtAGTTTTTGCATATTGCAAGATAACCGACTTGACGCTTTCTCTTGTGATTTGCGGATTTGCCTTCTAGAATCTTCTCAGatgttttttctattaatataaaattttatatacttagctATTAAGTCGGAGCAAAGCTTCTGTTCACGCGAATTTGTTATTTACTGTAGGTTGAAATAATGatcatttttgtaaattgtttttcagatttgtgtatttataaatatttttgagataTCGATGTTAGGTGATTGTTTGTATTCTAAAACGTTCCGTCGTGAAATAATTTACTGCTacagaaacaaatatttaatatctgtatttatttatacattttaagattaatttgttCAAGGTTTCAGAAGATGCGAATgacaaattagttttatttttcgaacttttttaattgcattatcTCAATATTGTTCGTAtcacttaatattgttatattctcGTTTAAgactattctgatatttttcacTGCATGttgtttttctaaaataatactgCCATATATAAAttcttctatatttataattcgtaaCTATTTCTTAAGAATATATCCATGTTTTGAATACGCACAACGTGTAAAGCAGCTTAATTCAGAAACGAGAATGTAACATTGTATTCAAGTGACtcggttaaataaaatgtaataaaaatattaaatcacataAGCTAGACACTGTTCGTTCAATCTCGCAGGTAGTTaggtatttacttataaaatatatatttagaagtaATAGTTTAACCACGTACTAACTTTCTTCTTTATTCACTAATAAAATTGCCAAACTAACCTTCCAATAAATGCATTTCTTGTTAACTTTGTTACAACTTTCGATATGTctcaattgatataaatatatttcatgtcagcttgttaaaataacttgaatgtactcaatgattataatatatatatatattttaattttaatatcaagtgACGTCGTAAATCTTTGAGATTTTCTCTaataaaaattagataaaataagtATGCATTTTATCGCATTGTTTTAGCTTTGGAAAGGTGacaatctttataatttttttgaaatattatacgtataaatatttatttttatagttgaaGCTgtcataactatatttttacgaTTGAGACCCGAGTTATAAATCGTTGTTGGTGAAGTGACATACGGGAGAACGAAGTGAAAACGTTGCGCactataggtatataataacaGCCAGACTCCTTGTAATAGTTACTATTTtgcattttgttaaatttacagTCGTGTtcgaataaatttttaaaaaatataaaaagtatttttattaaattaaacgcaattaaatttttaatatatttattcactgAATAATTTAGaccttttaattaaagtataacatTTGAAATCGAATATGTTgggaagattttaatttaagtgatcttttgatttaaaaattatgttttatcatTTTCCAAAGCTTCAGAGGGTGAAACTGGTTTAGAGCCGAAGGGGTATAAGTCAATACTTTGCACATGAGCCCTGACCGACACGCCGGGTGGTATGCCAAAGTAATCCTCCCCTATATTCCTAATAATAGTCGTGCCAGGTTTTGTGTGATGTATATTAAATCCTATCGCGAATTCAGGTTTACTGTTATCGTCATCGTCAACTTCGTAATCATCGTGTATACTATTCGATCCTTGGGTAGGTTTAAGCGGTACGTAAGGTCTCTTCGTCGGCCTATAAGGTTTGCTGGTGGGACGCCATGGTTTGCCTGCAAGTTGTAATCATTACTAAGTTCTTTGTGCGCTCCATCACTGTGCTTTGGTGCCGAAAGGTGTTGGTGTAATAAAAACCAGTTTGAtagtgtacaatatttattgcgaACAAGCAATTTCTTATAAGTCATTCCAAGTTAGTGCTCTCTCCAGCCGTTCTGTGCAATTCGATTGAATATTGTGatcttgttatttttaaataaatggcacattatttttaaaaacgcaAATTCATCAATCGTCCTCTCAGATATAAAAGAACGTCGACGTACGTAAAACAGAAGCAATAAGCAATCTTCATCAGCCACGAGTGTTCTGTGCAAAAGTTGATGAAAAAAGAATTTTCGGGTTTCAACAAGATCACTAACGTCAATCACTTGCCATCATCCGTGCTATGCATCACCTGGTCCAGGAGTTGGCTTGGGGCCAGCAAAACTAGAAGCATCCTCATCGACGTAGCCCACTTCGGGCAGGTCCTCACTTCCAGTATCTTGAACAAAAGGCGGTGCTTGACCATAACTTTCCCCATCAGACTCCTCTTCAGAATTTCCAATAACGGGAGCGGTGGTCACTGGCTTGCTGGGCCTGTCGACGTCGGATGTAGGAAATGGAGGTGGTTTGACGTGCCCTGATGCAGCTGTACCGTCTGGACCTAAAACAAATATGAACTctcaatagattaaaaaaatgatcaAAGGGACACTTTTTGAAAATGAAGATCTCTTTCGCTAGAAATTGCAAACAATTTGACGACCAATTTACCTTTGAATACGTCATCACTGCTTTCGTCATTTGGAGTGTAGGATGGTGAGCCAGAACTGCCGCCCGCGTTGAATGCTGGATCATATGCACTTGGTAGGGTGGGGAAGTAAGAGGGGATGAAGGGGTCGTTGCTATTCTTCACGATGCGATACCCAATTCCTGGTCCAGCTATATAGTGTACCGTCCTAttggaaaaaaatgtatttaaataattccttcAATAATATCTGCTCTATAAATACTAGTAAGTTGAACAAaacgaaattgaatttaattaaaagtgtttttaaggcttaaaaaaatagtttatacatATGGAATTCAAATACAACAAGATTCGACCAATCATTAGTTAAATCTTAAGAAGTCAAAGATAAATGTTTATCAACTTTGTAATGGTTGTCTCTATACCTTTGAACACCTTTATCATCCAAAAATGTGTAGGATCCTCTGACGTTACCGTGCGAGTCACTACTCTCTGTTCTTCTTTGATCAGGCCCCGCggatataaatctataaaacaataatactataGCACCAcagataaaaagtaataaaactaaattggaGATGGATTTTGATATTCTcgtattttgtttgtaatttgcAATACAAACTTATTGGGAAGTATTTTGACGGGATTTCCGGAGATCATGCATCTCAATGATTTTCTTATTGACCACTTATACCTGTAAGAACCATCCAATCCTCTTTGCACAGCAGTTCGACCTCTCGATTTACTCTCTCCTCTTACAAGAGGTGCGCGATGGAACGGTGATCCGATGAGATTAGGAGCGTCAGGATGAGCAGACGATACATGGAAACCTGTGTCCTTTCCGGCGATGTAGGATACGTCGTGTCGCTCGCCGATGTCGTCCACGAATGAATAGTGTCCTGTGgagatttaataatttaaatataatatgaaattttatgcaTACTACGCTAGTTtgtttttacaagcttttatttaactttacttaaaaCGTAAGGATATGTGATCaaactttgtatattaattttaaatgcgtTATACAACTAATTGAGCTGAATTTATTGCACACATTTTGGTAGCAAAACAATCTGATTTAtactaattgaataaaatgttttagaatttCATTGAGATTACTTTAAGGTGCGCTCGGCGGTACGGTTACTGTTTGTGAAGGTGGAAAAAAAGTTGTCATCACAAGATTGATTAAaggtattcatattataattatttgaacattaaacattttttattaaaacaagtaaatatatttatatccgaAATATGTAACTATCAATTTGATTTAAAGAACATGGAGCCAAAACAGAGAAACTTATCATAAAATACGGAAAGTTGCCCTTAAACTTATCGCTTAGTTTTAGCAAAAGAACGGtagaataaaaatgtactttgtatgtatgcttttacaagcaaGATATTAATTACCTTTAACATCACCCCGACTGTCAGCATTTTCATTTTTGGAGTAGGTCCTAGTATCTACTTTGAAAGAGTAGCTGGGGTCTTCGTTGGGATCGAAGTAGGGGTCATCTTTATTACCAATAGGTCCTCGTGGTCGCTGGTCTAGGTCAATTTTTCGGTGCACATTTGGGCCTTTCGCTCGAAACCTAAAGAGTTTTGATTATAATTCGAATGAGCTATTATGACTGTACTAATGATATGCTATTCTTAAAATctcacaattaaaaaacaataggctgtttatttttaattatatttaatcttgctattcaaatttattattattataatgtatacaaataatttaaacttaccCTCGAGGTCCAGCAGTGTATATAGTTTCTTTAATTTCGTCAGTTCCTGGTTCTCTCGAGCCGAACCTCCCTCCTACCACCTTATTTGCATTTCCATGGGCTAAATGGTAACTACCTCCACGATCTTTGTTTgcatatctaaataataataatattacgttatttttacGATATGAAGTTTTCGtaaaatcatcatttaaaaaaagttgttttctttttttaaacggtCTATGTATGTAGAGCAGTtactaagtataaaataataaacaacacaAAAATAACTCGACAATATATCGTAACATTTTGTACAAGAAACGTGTTTGGTTTAAAAATTCGCCGACGTTATTtgggaaaaaaaaaattatatttaaatttcttttttagttCCGTTAATGATACGAGATAGAAttagtgtatattttaataaatgtttaaagctTAGTAGAGAGAATAGGAAAACCAATTCATCAAACCgagttattatatacaaaaatttagcTCATctcaattaatatcaatataattgagCGTTATGATATACAAGATTAGATCAAATTCTTTGGTTTTTACACCACACTTAcgttttgcaaaataaaaatgacttaaagATATGATCTATACCATCTACTAATTATGGTTTAAAAAATGTCAGATATCTTCTAAAAATATGCAAAGagatattactatatataaatatttaatattattattttctagaaaatgtagaaaaattatatcgcgtataaataaattacttgtgTCGGGTTAAAGAATTTGAAAATTACATTAACGACTCTTATAATCTTA
This genomic stretch from Vanessa atalanta chromosome 5, ilVanAtal1.2, whole genome shotgun sequence harbors:
- the LOC125063912 gene encoding calcium uniporter protein, mitochondrial, producing the protein MASTVCVSRCRLLAKLEINRGLCLSPILRDLSNNRESWCRRWRPTRRSFFTGVCLHGSKTAPTKLDPEKSDEVLVTYRRGLPVITVPLPSRRERCRFTLRPVSQTVGDLLEQVKAEDRGVERAVALAADERVRIAASDTVESLLENDFRLLINDTEYYVKSPPQERLSNEEITRLSDVRNLVNQLYEALNVREHQIRKERELRSQLEKLSAELQPLEEKRMSLEMETTRHTSALTWVGLGLMGVQFGVLARLTWWEYSWDIMEPVTYFVTYGTAMAAYAYFVLTKQEYILPDVKDRQHLLTLHKKAKKIGLDIVQYNNLKDEMDKLQKDLARLRDPLHIHLPPSNTYKIDDIKRSPLTKIKDMLEGTTKKMKIT
- the LOC125064147 gene encoding uncharacterized protein LOC125064147 isoform X1, with product MSWTLYSVCVLCVCSIVRTQVIPSKSRASDGDFNNVNTDGSFDFGYANKDRGGSYHLAHGNANKVVGGRFGSREPGTDEIKETIYTAGPRGFRAKGPNVHRKIDLDQRPRGPIGNKDDPYFDPNEDPSYSFKVDTRTYSKNENADSRGDVKGHYSFVDDIGERHDVSYIAGKDTGFHVSSAHPDAPNLIGSPFHRAPLVRGESKSRGRTAVQRGLDGSYRFISAGPDQRRTESSDSHGNVRGSYTFLDDKGVQRTVHYIAGPGIGYRIVKNSNDPFIPSYFPTLPSAYDPAFNAGGSSGSPSYTPNDESSDDVFKGPDGTAASGHVKPPPFPTSDVDRPSKPVTTAPVIGNSEEESDGESYGQAPPFVQDTGSEDLPEVGYVDEDASSFAGPKPTPGPGKPWRPTSKPYRPTKRPYVPLKPTQGSNSIHDDYEVDDDDNSKPEFAIGFNIHHTKPGTTIIRNIGEDYFGIPPGVSVRAHVQSIDLYPFGSKPVSPSEALENDKT
- the LOC125064147 gene encoding uncharacterized protein LOC125064147 isoform X2 yields the protein MSWTLYSVCVLCVCSIVRTQVIPSKSRASDGDFNNVNTDGSFDFGYANKDRGGSYHLAHGNANKVVGGRFGSREPGTDEIKETIYTAGPRGFRAKGPNVHRKIDLDQRPRGPIGNKDDPYFDPNEDPSYSFKVDTRTYSKNENADSRGDVKGHYSFVDDIGERHDVSYIAGKDTGFHVSSAHPDAPNLIGSPFHRAPLVRGESKSRGRTAVQRGLDGSYRFISAGPDQRRTESSDSHGNVRGSYTFLDDKGVQRTVHYIAGPGIGYRIVKNSNDPFIPSYFPTLPSAYDPAFNAGGSSGSPSYTPNDESSDDVFKGPDGTAASGHVKPPPFPTSDVDRPSKPVTTAPVIGNSEEESDGESYGQAPPFVQDTGSEDLPEVGYVDEDASSFAGPKPTPGPGDA